TAGCTGAACCTGGTTCAACTGTTATGGGTATGGATCTTTCCATGGGTGGTCACTTAACTCATGGTTCACCAGTAAATTTTTCTGGAAGATTATACAATATTGTTTCTTACGGTGTTACTCCTGAAGGTTTTATTGATTATGATGAAGTTTTAAGAATTGCAAAAGAGTGTCAGCCAAAAGTAATCATTGCTGGTGCTTCTGCATATCCAAGAACGATTGATTTCAAAAGATTCAGAGAAATTGCTGATGAAGTTGGAGCATATCTACTTACTGATATGGCTCACATTGCTGGTCTTGTAGCTGCTGGACTTCATCCGTCTCCACTACCATATTCTCATGTTGTTACTACAACAACTCATAAGACTTTAAGAGGACCTAGAGGTGGTATGATTCTTTCTGATTTTGAAGGAGGCGAAATTCTTCTTAAAAATATGCCTAAACCAAAAACTATGACAGAAGCTCTGGATTTTGTTGTATTCCCTGGAATCCAAGGTGGACCGCTTATGCATGTAATCGCAGCAAAAGCAGTTTCCTTCAAAGAAGCTTTGAGTGACGAGTATAAAGATTATCAAAAAAGAGTTCTTGCAAATGCGAAAGCTTTAGCTGATGAATTGATGAAATTAGGTTTCAAAGTTGTTTCTGGTGGTACAGATAATCATATAGTTCTTTTGGATCTTTCTGATAAGGAAGTCTCTGGTAAAGGTCTTGAAAAAGCTTTAGAATCTGCTGGAATTACAACTAATAAAAATATGGTTCCATACGATAAACGTAAACCTATGATTACTAGTGGTGTGAGACTTGGTACTCCAGCTGCAACTACTAAAGGCTTTACCGAAGATGATATGAGAACTATTGCTGGATTTATAGCAAGAGTAGCTGCGGATCCAAAAAATGAGGAATTATTAGCTTCTGTTAAAGAAGAAGTGATTACTCTTTCCAAAAAATATC
Above is a window of Candidatus Delongbacteria bacterium DNA encoding:
- a CDS encoding serine hydroxymethyltransferase, giving the protein MSNLREFDPEIFQSIEDEKGRQNNKIELIASENFVSENVMSALGSVMTNKYAEGYPGHRYYGGCVHVDEAENIAIERAKQLFNCKWVNVQPHSGSQANMAALMVLAEPGSTVMGMDLSMGGHLTHGSPVNFSGRLYNIVSYGVTPEGFIDYDEVLRIAKECQPKVIIAGASAYPRTIDFKRFREIADEVGAYLLTDMAHIAGLVAAGLHPSPLPYSHVVTTTTHKTLRGPRGGMILSDFEGGEILLKNMPKPKTMTEALDFVVFPGIQGGPLMHVIAAKAVSFKEALSDEYKDYQKRVLANAKALADELMKLGFKVVSGGTDNHIVLLDLSDKEVSGKGLEKALESAGITTNKNMVPYDKRKPMITSGVRLGTPAATTKGFTEDDMRTIAGFIARVAADPKNEELLASVKEEVITLSKKYPLYK